The Pandoraea apista genomic interval CAACGAATACCCGGTCGGGCGCCTGTGGCGCGACGCAAAGCTCTATGAAATCGGCGCGGGCACGTCGGAAATCCGCCGCATGCTGATCGGCCGCGAACTGTTCGCGGAAACCCTGTAACCGACATCGATCCACGACGGACATTCAGGCGCAGGCAGCGGCGCTACAATCCACCGAAGCCTCGCCCCTGCGCCAGTCCCGACCGGTATGAATCACTTCCCGAAACTCCTGTCGTCGCAGTTTGCTTTCGATGTCGCCCGCACCATGCTGGACGGCTTCGACAAGCATTACCGCATTTTCCGCGAGGTATGTGTCGCGGCGCAGGCATGTTTCGAGGCGGGTGACTTCGCGGGTATCCAGAAGCTCCAGCGCGACCGCATCGCCTATTACGACGAGCGCGTGCGCGAATGCACCGTGACACTGGAAGACGAGTTCGACGCCCAGTCGCTCGACGACGATGTCTGGCAACAGGTAAAGCTGCACTACATCGGCTTGCTCACGGAGCATCGTCAGCCCGAGCTGGCCGAGACGTTTTTCAACTCGGTGTGCTGCAAGATCCTGCACCGCTCGTATTTCAATAATCGCTTCATCTTCGTGCGCCCCGCGGTGGCGACCGAGTACATCGAGAACGACGCGCCGGCGGCCAAGCCGACCTATCGTGTCTACTACCCGGTGCAAGACGGCATGGCCGCCACGCTCGCACGCATCGTCACGAATTTTCAGCTCACCCGGGCGTTCGCCGATCTGCCGCGCGATGTCGGTTACGTGATGCGCGCCATCGAAGACGCCTTCGGCGAGTTCGAGCCGGCCCCGAATTTCCAGATTCATGTGCTCTCGTCGCTGTTCTTTCGCAACAAGGCAGCCTATATCGTGGGCCGGATCGTCAATGGCGACGTGACCACGCCGTTCGCCGTGCCAATCACGCACGACGCGAATGGCAAGCTCATGCTCGACACCGCCCTGCTGCGCCGCGACGAATTGCGGGTGGTATTCAGCTTCACGCATGCCTATTTCATGGTCGACATGGAAGTGCCGTCGGCCTACGTGCAGTTCCTGCGCACCATCATGCCGGGCAAGCCCAAGGCCGAAATCTATACCTCGGTCGGTCTGCAA includes:
- the aceK gene encoding bifunctional isocitrate dehydrogenase kinase/phosphatase translates to MNHFPKLLSSQFAFDVARTMLDGFDKHYRIFREVCVAAQACFEAGDFAGIQKLQRDRIAYYDERVRECTVTLEDEFDAQSLDDDVWQQVKLHYIGLLTEHRQPELAETFFNSVCCKILHRSYFNNRFIFVRPAVATEYIENDAPAAKPTYRVYYPVQDGMAATLARIVTNFQLTRAFADLPRDVGYVMRAIEDAFGEFEPAPNFQIHVLSSLFFRNKAAYIVGRIVNGDVTTPFAVPITHDANGKLMLDTALLRRDELRVVFSFTHAYFMVDMEVPSAYVQFLRTIMPGKPKAEIYTSVGLQKHGKNLFYRDFLHHLKHSSDKFVSAPGIPGLVMLVFTLPSYPYVFKLIRERFAPPKETTREQVKAKYLMVKQHDRVGRMADTLEFSSVAFPLARFDDALLAELRREVPSLLEVDGDALVIRHCYIERRMTPLNLWLQGATDAQVDHAMREYGNAVKELMAANIFPGDMLYKNFGVTRHGRVVFYDYDELEYLTDCHIRRVPEPRNEEEAMSGEVWYRVGPHDVFPQTFETFLTGDARVRHYLSQHHPDFFDPGLWQDYQDRVRAGQMHDFYPYDVSLRFVNRYGTGSGATSAPPRAAAA